One Mangifera indica cultivar Alphonso chromosome 4, CATAS_Mindica_2.1, whole genome shotgun sequence genomic region harbors:
- the LOC123213309 gene encoding probable transmembrane ascorbate ferrireductase 4: MATLSASILPLLFIARISGLFVASLVILWALAFKSSFLPHSSSQEDLVYAVLHPLLMVIGFIIISGEAILVHRWLPGSRSFKKSVHLCLQGVALACGIFGIWTKFHGQDGVVANFFSLHSWMGLICVTLFGAQWIVGFLSFWHRGELRAARIRVLPWHIFLGLYTYGLAVATAETGLIEKLTFLQSRRIISKRCPESMVVNSLGLGLALLGGIVIFVAISPKFHAHQTKLKYSNSSAVLVDERKEIDRSR; encoded by the exons ATGGCTACTCTCTCTGCTTCAATACTTCCACTCTTGTTCATTGCGAGAATATCAGGGCTTTTTGTTGCAAGTTTGGTCATTTTATGGGCTCTTGCTTTTAAGTCTAGTTTCCTTCCTCACTCTTCCTCTCAGGAAGACCTCGTCTATGCG GTTCTTCATCCTTTGTTGATGGTGATCGGTTTCATTATCATCAGTGGAGAAG CAATTCTGGTGCACAGATGGTTGCCTGGCTCTAGGAGTTTTAAGAAATCAGTGCATTTATGTCTTCAAGGAGTCGCTTTGGCTTGTGGGATTTTTGGGATTTGGACAAAGTTCCATGGTCAAGATGGAGTTGTGGCTAATTTCTTCAGTCTTCATTCTTGGATGGGTTTGATTTGTGTTACCTTGTTTGGAGCTCAG TGGATAGTGGGCTTCTTGAGCTTTTGGCATCGAGGGGAGCTGCGGGCGGCAAGAATTAGGGTATTGCCATGGCACATTTTCCTTGGTCTCTACACATATGGGTTGGCTGTGGCAACTGCAGAAACAGGTCTTATAGAGAAACTGACATTTCTACAAAGCAGGAGAATTATATCGAAACGATGTCCAGAATCCATGGTTGTTAATAGTTTAGGACTGGGGTTAGCCTTGCTTGGTGGAATTGTAATATTCGTGGCTATTTCACCCAAGTTCCATGCTCACCAAACTAAACTCAAGTACTCAAATTCCAGTGCTGTTCTTgttgatgaaagaaaagaaatcgaTAGATCAAGATAA
- the LOC123214140 gene encoding protein decapping 5, which translates to MATDSSSGSKPSSSTVDSYIGSLISLTSKSEIRYEGVLYNINTEESSIGLINVRSFGTEGRKKDGPQVPPSDKVYEYILFRGSDIKDLQVKSSPPVQPTPPINNDPAIIQSHYPRPSTSLPSAVSGDPSSHNAQLGLPGSNFQGGLPLYQPGGNLGSWGASPPPPTANGAGLALPMYWQGYYGPPNGLPHLHQQSLLRPPPGLSMPPSMQYPNFNAPLPTGASNLPGAASNMPGSNVPEAPSPLLSVSTSSLNLTPTSLSPSTLPSALPLVPSATLSSEMLPNKGRNTTLPSTINASLPSLLPLTTSGLEINPIVQPASDKPNAISAPVLPYQSSSQSMPFIAGSSTSTHMEAPAPSLVTPGQLLQSGPTAVHPSQTRSSSQSAQTAHKDVQVVQVASSSEPSVPVVTESQPPILPLPVPRRGVQKPNGAPFQSRHGYMGHEKGRGRGIGSSRPVTKFTEDFDFMAMNEKFKKDEVWGHLGKGNKSHSKDNIEGDGKMSDEDDFEDEQDNGAQKIGVKPVYNKDDFFDSISCNALDYESQNGRTRFSEQMKIDTETFGDFSRHRGGRGSRGPRHGGRSRGSYYGRGYGHVGRGRGRAMPDRAL; encoded by the exons ATGGCGACCGATAGTTCGTCTGGTTCGAAACCGAGCTCGTCAACTGTGGATTCATATATAGGAAGCTTGATAAGCTTGACCTCCAAGTCCGAAATCAGATACGAGGGCGTTCTGTACAATATCAACACTGAAGAGTCCAGTATTGGCTTGATAAACG TACGATCTTTTGGAACTGAAGGGAGAAAAAAAGATGGTCCCCAAGTCCCTCCTAGTGACAAAGTTTATGAATACATATTGTTTCGTGGAAGTGACATCAAA GACTTACAGGTTAAATCTTCTCCCCCTGTTCAGCCAACACCACCTATAAACAATGACCCAGCTATCATTCAG TCTCACTATCCTCGACCATCAACGAGCTTGCCTTCTGCTGTTAGCGGTGATCCTAGTTCCCACAATGCACAATTGGGACTACCTGGCTCAAATTTCCAAGGTGGTCTACCTCTCTATCAACCTGGAGGGAATCTAGGGTCATGGGGAGCCTCACCTCCTCCTCCAACTGCAAATGGTGCTGGGCTTGCTTTGCCAATGTATTGGCAGGGATACTATGGCCCCCCAAATGGGCTTCCGCATTTGCACCAGCAGTCTTTGCTTCGACCACCTCCTGGGCTTTCGATGCCTCCTTCCATGCAATATCCTAATTTTAATGCTCCTTTGCCCACTGGAGCTTCAAACTTGCCTGGAGCTGCTTCTAATATGCCAGGTTCAAATGTGCCAGAAGCTCCTTCTCCATTACTTTCTGTTAGTACTAGCTCCCTTAATTTGACACCCACTTCTTTATCACCTTCAACTCTGCCATCAGCACTACCACTAGTGCCCTCTGCTACACTATCTTCAGAAATGTTGCCTAATAAGGGTCGTAATACTACTCTTCCCTCTACAATAAATGCAAGCTTGCCATCACTGCTGCCTCTGACTACTTCTGGTTTAGAAATAAATCCCATTGTACAACCAGCATCTGACAAGCCAAATGCTATTTCTGCTCCAGTATTGCCTTATCAAAGCTCATCACAGTCTATGCCCTTCATTGCCGGGTCATCTACTTCTACGCACATGGAAGCACCAGCACCTTCATTGGTTACCCCTGGTCAGCTGTTGCAGTCAGGACCAACTGCAGTCCATCCATCTCAAACTAGATCTTCATCTCAGTCTGCACAAACTGCTCATAAAGACGTGCAGGTGGTTCAAGTAGCATCATCATCAGAACCGTCAGTGCCAGTTGTAACAGAATCTCAGCCACCAATTTTGCCATTACCAGTACCCCGACGGGGTGTTCAAAAG cCAAATGGAGCTCCATTCCAATCTCGTCATGGTTACATGGGCCATGAAAagggaagaggaagaggaattGGG AGTTCACGCCCTGTGACAAAATTCACGGAGGATTTTGATTTTATGGCAATGAATGAGAAATTCAAGAAGGATGAAGTATGGGGTCATCTTGGTAAGGGTAACAAATCCCATTCAAAGGACAACATAGAAGGTGATGGAAAAATGagtgatgaagatgattttgaagatgAACAGGATAATGGAGCACAGAAGATTGGTGTCAAG CCTGTTTACAACAAGGATGACTTTTTTGATAGTATTTCCTGCAATGCTCTTGATTATGAATCACAAAATGGAAGGACTAGATTCTCTGAGCAAATGAAAATAGACACAGAG ACTTTTGGTGATTTCTCAAGGCATCGAGGTGGACGAGGTAGCCGTGGGCCTAGACATGGTGGTCGTTCTCGAGGTTCATATTATGGAAGGGGGTATGGCCATGTTGGAAGGGGTCGGGGGCGTGCCATGCCTGATCGGGCTTTATAG
- the LOC123213333 gene encoding piriformospora indica-insensitive protein 2, producing MKCCMGINRVILVLFLVFSLGVSWCYGGGEIGIAPMEKAEQAALYSAIQGFMGNWWNGSDLFPDPCGWTLIEGVSCDVYDGLWYVTSLSIGSIHENSINCVTNVEFRPQLFQLKHLKSLSFFNCFTSPRQHPVTIPSNGWEMLAGSLESLEFRSNSGLVGQIPTSIGCLVKLQSFVLLENGLTGEMPTNIGNLINLKRLVMSGNWFSGHLPDIFSRLGELLILDLSRNSLSGPMPLTIGAMKSLLKLDLSNNQMEGKVPKEIGYLKNVTLLDLRNNKFSGGLTESLQELYCLEEMALSNNPIGGDLKNFEWGKLKNLAILDLSNMGLVGEIPESLAELKRLRFLGLSNNKLTGNLPPKLATMPTVGALYLNGNNLTGELKFSEWFYGKMGRRFGAWNNPNLCYPFDLISTGYIPYGVKPCQQEITLLEPNSKSRLSNGDENKNSHVIASGGSSTSGLTEFGWILTVELLVVHLFFNFFI from the exons ATGAAGTGTTGCATGGGCATCAATCGGGTCATTTTGGTTCTGTTTTTAGTGTTTAGTTTGGGTGTGTCATGGTGCTATGGAGGAGGAGAGATTGGCATAGCTCCAATGGAGAAAGCAGAGCAAGCAGCATTATACAGTGCCATACAAGGATTTATGGGAAATTGGTGGAATGGCTCAGATCTCTTTCCAGATCCTTGTGGCTGGACTCTTATTGAG GGTGTCTCTTGTGATGTCTATGATGGCCTTTGGTATGTCACTTCCTTAAGCATTGGATCCATTCATGAGAACTCCATTAACTGTGTCACAAATGTGGAATTTAGACCACAACTTTTTCAGCTTAAGCACTTAAAATCACTCTCCTTCTTTAACTGCTTCACATCACCTCGCCAGCATCCAGTCACCATCCCTAGTAACGGCTGGGAAATGCTTGCTGGAAGCCTAGAATCATTAGAGTTTCGATCAAACTCAGGTCTGGTTGGACAAATTCCTACAAGCATTGGTTGCCTGGTGAAGCTCCAATCTTTTGTACTATTAGAAAATGGATTGACTGGTGAGATGCCAACAAACATTGGCAACTTAATCAACTTGAAGAGGCTAGTCATGTCTGGAAATTGGTTCAGTGGTCATCTTCCTGATATATTTAGCAGGTTAGGTGAACTACTAATTCTGGATTTAAGCAGGAATTCATTGTCTGGGCCTATGCCCTTGACTATTGGAGCTATGAAATCGCTCTTGAAGCTTGATTTAAGCAACAATCAAATGGAAGGAAAGGTCCCAAAGGAGATTGGCTATCTAAAGAATGTAACCCTTTTAGACCTTAGAAACAATAAGTTTTCAGGTGGGTTGACTGAGTCACTTCAAGAGTTGTATTGTTTAGAAGAGATGGCCTTGTCCAACAATCCAATAGGTGGAGACCTCAAGAACTTTGAGTGGGGGAAGCTGAAAAACTTAGCGATTTTGGACCTCTCAAACATGGGCTTAGTTGGGGAGATTCCTGAGTCCCTAGCTGAGTTGAAGAGGCTGAGATTTTTGGGTCTTAGTAACAACAAACTCACAGGCAATCTTCCACCAAAACTAGCAACAATGCCCACTGTTGGAGCATTGTACCTAAATGGAAACAATCTGACAGGAGAGCTTAAATTCTCCGAATGGTTTTATGGGAAAATGGGGAGGCGTTTTGGAGCCTGGAACAACCCTAATCTTTGTTACccatttgatttaatttcaacaGGCTATATCCCATATGGAGTCAAACCATGCCAACAAGAGATCACATTGCTGGAACCCAATTCAAAATCCAGGTTGAGCAATGGTGATGAGAACAAAAATTCTCATGTCATAGCCTCTGGGGGATCCTCAACCTCTGGTCTTACTGAGTTTGGATGGATTTTAACAGTTGAGCTATTAGTGGTTCAtctattcttcaacttttttatataa
- the LOC123213407 gene encoding protein MIZU-KUSSEI 1 has protein sequence MKTIMAKTPHDSSFSFSRRYFNWRKKVEDEDDIEGILTNSFYEEEKEEEFTISVPTQITELPSRRKKFPVVAVSKLRSALRIFGKSRSSYHSGLGSRVIVTLFGYRRGHVHFAFQEDAKLNPAFLIELATPTSVLVREMASGLVRIALECEKKTEKKGFKLLEEPLWRTYCNGKKCGYAMKRECGAEEWKILKAVEPISMGAGVLPAGEGNGVGSEGELMYMRARFERVVGSKDSEAFYMMNPDCTGGPELSVYLLRV, from the coding sequence ATGAAGACAATCATGGCCAAAACCCCTCATGATTCTTCTTTCTCATTCTCCAGGAGATACTTCAACTGGAGAAAGaaagttgaagatgaagatgatattGAAGGAATCCTAACCAACTCCTTCTATGAGGAGGAGAAAGAAGAGGAGTTTACAATATCAGTTCCAACTCAAATTACGGAGCTTCCATCTCGGAGGAAGAAGTTCCCAGTTGTTGCAGTTTCTAAACTCCGATCAGCACTTCGTATTTTTGGCAAGAGCCGGTCGTCTTATCATTCTGGTTTAGGCAGTCGAGTGATAGTTACCCTTTTCGGGTATCGACGCGGTCATGTTCATTTTGCATTTCAAGAAGATGCTAAGCTAAATCCAGCTTTCTTGATCGAACTCGCAACACCAACAAGTGTTTTGGTCCGAGAAATGGCTTCAGGGCTGGTGAGGATTGCGCTGGAGTGTGAAAAGAAAACCGAAAAGAAAGGTTTTAAGCTACTAGAGGAGCCACTGTGGAGGACTTACTGCAATGGCAAGAAATGTGGGTATGCAATGAAACGTGAATGTGGGGCTGAAGAATGGAAGATTTTGAAAGCGGTGGAACCAATTTCGATGGGTGCTGGTGTGTTGCCTGCAGGAGAGGGGAATGGAGTTGGGTCCGAAGGTGAACTCATGTACATGAGAGCTAGGTTTGAGAGGGTAGTAGGTTCTAAAGATTCAGAGGCCTTTTACATGATGAATCCTGATTGTACTGGAGGTCCCGAACTCAGTGTCTACTTGCTTAGGGTTTAG
- the LOC123213602 gene encoding LOW QUALITY PROTEIN: nuclear matrix constituent protein 1-like (The sequence of the model RefSeq protein was modified relative to this genomic sequence to represent the inferred CDS: inserted 2 bases in 2 codons) translates to MFTPQRRPIPAISLTPRGTETLRSGTISKNGNFGGKGKAVAFTENQPAPPPPPPVTSLLEANVQARGEAGESEDDWRGFREAGLLDEATMERKEREALKQRASKLERELYDYQYNMGLLLIEKKEWTSKFEELRQALEETQEILKREQSAHLIALTESEKREENMRRALSTEKQCVADLEKALRDTEEEHAKVKLSSEKKLVDANTLVVGIEEKSLVVEEKIHAAEAKTVEVNRKSAELEMKLQELEARDSVLQRERLSLIAEQEAHKATFYKQREDLREWEMKLQKEDEMLIELRRXINQREENANEKDRILKQKERDLEEFEKKIDLSNSKXEEREDDINNRLADLIVKEREADSLRSTSEVKKKELLTLEEQLTARERVEIHKLLDDQKGILDAKWQEFERELEDKRKSVDEEMRSKVTALEQKEFEIKHKEEKLGKREQALDKKSVRVKEKEKDLEARLKSVKETEKILKAQEKNLEFEKQQLIADRESLEILKCDIDKLGAETSEQEFQIQEERQKLKIIQEERSEHCRLQSELKQQIEMFRCQQELLLKEHEDLKQERERFEKEWEGLDEKRDEISKEQKNITEEKHKLEKLQHSEKERLKKEESVMQDYIQRELEAIRLKKESFEATMKHEQLLFTENAQNDRKKMLEDFEMLKMNHEPDMLNRQERMEKDLQERQGAFYEMKERELNDLNHLKEVAEKEMQEIRSERDELERQKQEVKMNKEKLKEQQLGMRKDIDELDILCRRHYHDRKQFKHEKERFLQLVEKQKSCENCGEMTREFVLSSMQLPDVEDEDALPLPTLADRSLGNLQDDICVPNDSNNQRSHGPDLGYVDAGGRMSWLRRCTSRIFSISPTKKSAHVSTSVLGEEQPQIPVPAYKQEKTDGSGVLVTKEARACKIPEDEFQPSFRMANDSFDFQQQQSDNKIREVDDGNSPSVDDHSCIDSKVEDIPEDSQQSELRSAHRKPGRKPKSGLNKARSVKAVVKEAKMFLGESPEGEELNVSMQPCKDNQGTSSHTEEVAGGTTKKRRRSKTSKITESEQDGADSEGPSDGVTAGGRRKRQQTVVQALPAPGEKRYNLRRHKIAGTAAATQAASDLNKTGKKLAKGPSVVKAEAVLNPGAASVLSLGVASENGKSTQLVEVTAVKGVEFSQDRAVQFKSTEDIVDDNADGQKSIENTELSEEVNETAEFVEDDENGSTALEDEDDDDDSDHPGEVSIGKKLWKFFTS, encoded by the exons ATGTTCACGCCGCAGAGAAGGCCGATTCCGGCAATCTCGCTCACGCCGCGAGGCACCGAAACGCTGAGGAGCGGTACCATTTCCAAAAATGGTAACTTTGGAGGCAAAGGGAAAGCCGTTGCTTTTACTGAAAACCAACCAGCGCCACCGCCGCCACCACCCGTGACTTCGCTGTTGGAGGCCAACGTCCAGGCGAGAGGCGAGGCGGGTGAATCGGAGGATGATTGGAGGGGGTTTCGGGAGGCTGGGTTATTGGATGAGGCCACCATGGAGCGGAAAGAACGTGAAGCTCTTAAGCAGAGAGCCTCGAAGCTTGAACGAgag TTGTATGATTATCAGTATAATATGGGGCTTCTTCTTATTGAGAAGAAAGAATGGacttcaaaatttgaagagcTAAGGCAAGCTCTTGAAGAAACACAGGAGATCCTAAAGCGTGAGCAGTCAGCTCATTTAATTGCATTAACTGAATCTGAGAAGCGTGAGGAAAATATGAGGAGAGCCTTGAGCACGGAGAAGCAGTGTGTGGCTGAT CTTGAAAAGGCTTTGCGTGATACGGAAGAGGAGCATGCAAAAGTAAAACTTTCTTCGGAGAAAAAATTGGTTGATGCAAATACTTTGGTTGTTGGAATTGAGGAAAAGTCATTGGTAGTGGAGGAGAAGATTCATGCTGCTGAAGCCAAAACTGTAGAGGTAAACAGAAAAAGTGCTGAATTGGAGATGAAATTGCAAGAGTTGGAGGCTCGCGACAGCGTGCTTCAAAGGGAACGCCTCTCCCTAATTGCAGA ACAAGAAGCGCACAAAGCAACATTCTATAAACAGAGAGAAGATTTACGGGAGTGggaaatgaaattacaaaaggAGGATGAAATGCTCATTGAGCTTAGGA CCATAAATCAGAGAGAGGAAAATGCAAATGAAAAGGATCGGATTCTAAAGCAGAAAGAGAGGGACCTTGAAgagtttgaaaagaaaattgatttgtcCAACTCAA TTGAAGAGAGGGAGGATGATATAAATAATCGACTGGCAGATTTAATTGTAAAAGAAAGA GAAGCTGACTCCTTAAGAAGCACATCGGAGGTGAAAAAGAAGGAGTTATTGACATTGGAAGAACAACTTACTGCTAGGGAAAGA GTGGAAATTCACAAGCTCCTCGATGATCAAAAAGGAATTCTGGACGCTAAGTGGCAGGAGTTTGAGCGAGAACTGGAAGATAAGAGGAAATCAGTTGATGAGGAAATGAGAAGCAAGGTAACTGCCCTGGAGCAGAAGGAATTTGAAATTAAACACAAGGAAGAGAAGTTGGGAAAACGAGAACAAGCATTGGATAAGAAGTCAGTGAGagttaaagagaaagagaaggatCTTGAAGCAAGGTTGAAATCTgtaaaagaaacagaaaagatTTTGAAAGCTCAGGAAAAAAATTTGGAGTTTGAAAAGCAACAATTGATTGCTGACAGAGAGAGCTTGGAGATTCTCAAATGTGACATTGATAAGTTAGGGGCTGAAACCTCTGAGCAGGAGTTCCAGATTCAAGAAGAACGTCAGAAGCTTAAAATTATTCAAGAAGAGAGGTCAGAACATTGCCGTTTGCAATCAGAGTTGAAACAGCAGATAGAAATGTTCAGATGTCAGCAGGAGTTACTTCTGAAGGAACATGAAGATTTGAAACAGGAAAGGGAGAGGTTTGAGAAAGAATGGGAAGGGCTAGATGAGAAAAGAGATGAAATTAGTAAAGAGCAGAAAAATATTACTGAAGAGAAACATAAGTTGGAAAAATTGCAGCAttcagaaaaagaaagattaaaaaaagaggaATCTGTAATGCAGGATTATATTCAGAGGGAGTTGGAAGCTATTAGACTGAAGAAAGAATCATTCGAAGCCACAATGAAGCATGAGCAGTTGCTTTTTACAGAAAATGCTCAAAATGATCGCAAGAAGATGCTTGAAGATTTTGAGATGCTGAAAATGAATCATGAACCTGACATGCTGAATAGACAGGAAAGAATGGAAAAAGATCTGCAGGAAAGACAGGGAGCATTTTATGAAATGAAAGAGAGGGAACTTAATGATTTAAATCACTTGAAGGAAGTTGCTGAGAAAGAAATGCAAGAAATAAGATCTGAGAGGGATGAATTGGAGAGGCAGAAGCAGGAAGTTAAAATGAACAAAGAAAAGCTGAAAGAGCAGCAACTTGGAATGCGCAAGGACATCGATGAGCTTGACATTCTTTGCAGGAGGCATTATCATGATCGCAAACAGTTTAAGCATGAAAAAGAACGCTTCCTCCAGCTTGTTGAGAAGCAAAAGAGTTGTGAGAACTGTGGAGAAATGACAAGGGAATTTGTACTTTCCAGTATGCAATTACCTGATGTGGAAGATGAGGATGCTCTTCCTTTACCAACACTGGctgatagatctttgggcaaccTTCAAGATGATATATGTGTACCAAATGACTCAAATAATCAGAGATCTCATGGACCTGATTTGGGTTATGTAGATGCTGGAGGTCGGATGTCTTGGTTACGTAGATGCACTTCTAGGATTTTTAGCATCTCTCCTACTAAAAAGAGTGCCCATGTTTCTACTTCAGTTTTGGGAGAGGAACAACCGCAGATACCTGTGCCAGCTTATAAGCAAGAAAAGACTGATGGGTCTGGTGTGCTTGTCACCAAAGAAGCAAGAGCATGCAAAATTCCAGAAGATGAATTCCAACCATCCTTCAGAATGGCAAATGATTCCTTTGATTTTCAACAGCAGCAATCTGATAACAAAATCAGAGAGGTGGATGATGGGAATTCTCCATCTGTTGATGATCATAGCTGCATTGATAGTAAGGTAGAAGACATTCCTGAAGATTCCCAGCAGTCAGAACTAAGAAGTGCTCACCGGAAACCTGGGAGGAAGCCCAAGTCTGGATTGAACAAAGCACGCTCAGTGAAGGCCGTTGTTAAAGAAGCAAAGATGTTTCTTGGGGAAAGCCCTGAAGGGGAAGAACTGAATGTGAGCATGCAACCATGCAAGGATAATCAAGGGACATCTAGTCATACTGAGGAGGTAGCTGGTGGTACCACAAAGAAGCGGCGACGATCGAAAACCTCTAAAATTACAGAAAGTGAGCAAGATGGTGCTGATAGTGAGGGACCTTCAGATGGTGTCACTGCTGGTGGGCGCAGGAAGAGGCAGCAGACTGTTGTTCAAGCCCTACCAGCCCCAGGAGAGAAGCGATACAATCTCAGGCGACATAAGAT TGCAGGCACAGCCGCAGCAACACAAGCTGCATCTGATCTGAACAAGACGGGGAAAAAGTTAGCCAAAGGTCCAAGTGTAGTGAAAGCAGAAGCAGTACTGAATCCAGGTGCTGCATCTGTGTTGTCTCTGGGAGTTGCCAGTGAAAATGGTAAATCTACCCAGTTGGTGGAGGTAACTGCAGTAAAAGGTGTGGAGTTCTCACAGGACAGGGCTGTCCAG TTTAAGTCAACTGAGGACATTGTTGATGACAATGCTGATGGTCAGAAGTCAATTGAAAATACTGAGTTGAGTGAGGAAGTTAATGAGACAGCAGAATTTGTTGAAGATGATGAGAATGGTAGTACAGCCCTTGAGGATGAAGATGACGACGATGATTCAGATCATCCTGGTGAAGTCTCAATTGGGAAGAAGCTGTGGAAATTTTTTACATCTTGA